A DNA window from Daucus carota subsp. sativus chromosome 3, DH1 v3.0, whole genome shotgun sequence contains the following coding sequences:
- the LOC108211727 gene encoding coniferyl alcohol acyltransferase, whose amino-acid sequence MGSCQKGVVVVNRVEVVAALLPLPEHRLALSNLDLLLPPFDVGILFCYNIEVGMKNEMMISMVKNGLSQVLVSFYSLAGEVVINHEGESEILCNNRGVDFLQASADVEVQHLDLYKPDGVYANFVPVKKQGVLSVQVTEMKCGGLVIGCSFDHRVADAYSINKFLVAWADMTRSNLSGGKSMALVSSPDYCHSLLHPRNPGHPVAVIDNFYMLVKAASSNLPQPPPLFHLQSRIYRIKARLISHLQSLAGHKRTKFEYFTALLWKLLAKASEEDQKRCKLGIVVNGRDYFRNSASVNHKSLENYFGNVLSVPYIDASVGELRSMPLSEIADEVHACVESASNGEHFRGLVDWVENHRPFQAMCKIFSFLPSDTEELAVLVSSGKNFSVTKMDFGWGRPSFGSFLFPWGDTTGFVMPMPSATDDGDWIVYMHLTEKHLDFLEKEAPRIFTPFAFISPLKVSKL is encoded by the exons ATGGGATCATGCCAGAAAGGAGTTGTGGTGGTGAACAGAGTAGAAGTGGTGGCAGCATTGTTGCCACTTCCTGAGCACCGTCTGGCCTTGTCGAATTTGGACCTGCTGTTGCCACCTTTCGACGTTGGAATTTTGTTCTGCTATAATATTGAGGTAGGCATGAAAAATGAGATGATGATAAGCATGGTAAAGAATGGGTTGAGTCAAGTACTAGTGTCGTTCTATTCGCTTGCTGGTGAAGTGGTGATCAATCATGAAGGAGAATCTGAGATACTCTGCAACAACCGCGGTGTGGATTTTCTCCAGGCTTCTGCAGATGTCGAAGTCCAGCATCTTGATCTGTACAAACCAGATGGGGTCTATGCAAACTTTGTTCCTGTTAAAAAACAGGGTGTTCTTTCGGTACAG GTGACAGAGATGAAGTGTGGGGGATTAGTGATAGGCTGCAGCTTTGATCATCGCGTAGCTGATGCTTACTCAATCAACAAATTTCTCGTCGCATGGGCTGATATGACTAGATCCAACCTCTCTGGGGGTAAAAGTATGGCATTAGTATCCTCCCCTGACTATTGCCATTCACTCCTCCATCCGCGGAACCCTGGCCACCCTGTTGCTGTCATTGACAACTTTTACATGCTTGTCAAAGCTGCATCGTCTAATTTACCACAGCCACCACCATTGTTCCATCTCCAAAGCCGCATATACAGGATCAAGGCCCGCCTAATTTCTCATCTCCAATCTCTAGCAGGACACAAACGAACCAAATTCGAGTACTTCACTGCCTTGTTATGGAAGTTACTAGCAAAAGCCAGTGAAGAAGACCAAAAAAGGTGCAAACTGGGAATTGTAGTCAATGGACGAGATTATTTCAGAAATTCTGCATCTGTAAACCATAAATCCCTGGAGAATTACTTTGGAAACGTATTATCAGTTCCGTATATTGATGCTAGTGTTGGTGAGCTCAGATCAATGCCTCTTTCTGAAATTGCAGATGAAGTGCATGCATGTGTGGAGAGCGCATCAAATGGAGAGCATTTTAGGGGGCTCGTCGATTGGGTTGAGAATCACCGTCCTTTTCAAGCAATGTGCAAGATTTTTTCATTCCTGCCTAGTGACACAGAGGAGCTGGCTGTCCTAGTCTCCTCAGGCAAGAATTTTTCGGTCACCAAAATGGACTTTGGTTGGGGCCGCCCCTCATTCGGGTCCTTCCTTTTCCCTTGGGGCGACACCACTGGATTTGTCATGCCAATGCCCAGTGCTACAGATGATGGCGATTGGATTGTGTACATGCATCTTACTGAAAAGCACTTAGATTTTTTGGAGAAAGAGGCGCCTCGTATCTTCACGCCATTTGCTTTCATTAGCCCTTTGAAAGTGTCTAAACTTTGA
- the LOC108212052 gene encoding coniferyl alcohol acyltransferase: MGSSERGVEVVVKRTEVVAPFVPLTVHRLPMLNLDLLVPPSCMGLYDQIQTLRTSAPPLVHLQSRIYKISARQIQHLQSLAGPGRTKFESLSALLWKLLAKAATEDEKRCKLGIVVNGRNFIGKSTNNYFGNVLSVPYINASVGELKSMPLSETADKVRACVESAANEEHFRGLVDWIETHRPCRAMSAIFSFHPSDTEHVAVVISSGQLFPVSKLNFGWGHPSFVSFLSPWRGNTGFVMPMPSPTNNGDWVVFMHLFEKHLDFLEKEAPHFFKPFRLSPLEKFRGESKL; this comes from the exons ATGGGTTCATCCGAAAGAGGAGTTGAGGTGGTAGTGAAGAGGACAGAGGTGGTGGCACCTTTCGTGCCACTTACAGTGCACCGGCTACCCATGTTGAATTTGGACCTTTTGGTGCCACCTAGTTGCATGGGCTTATATGACCAGATCCAAACACTGCG CACCAGTGCACCACCATTAGTCCATCTCCAAAGCCGCATTTACAAGATCAGTGCTCGCCAAATCCAGCATCTCCAATCTCTAGCAGGACCTGGTCGAACCAAATTCGAGTCCTTGAGTGCCTTGTTATGGAAGTTACTAGCAAAAGCCGCCACAGAAGACGAAAAAAGATGCAAACTGGGAATTGTAGTCAATGGACGAAATTTTATTGGCAAATCCACGAACAATTACTTTGGAAATGTGTTGTCAGTTCCGTATATTAATGCTAGTGTTGGTGAACTTAAATCAATGCCTCTTTCTGAAACCGCAGATAAAGTGCGTGCATGCGTGGAGAGCGCAGCAAATGAGGAGCATTTCAGGGGACTCGTCGATTGGATTGAAACTCACCGTCCTTGTAGAGCAATGTCCGCGATTTtttcattccatccaagtgacaCAGAGCACGTGGCTGTGGTCATCTCATCGGGCCAGCTTTTTCCGGTCTCTAAATTGAACTTTGGTTGGGGTCACCCCTCGTTTGTGTCCTTTCTTTCTCCTTGGAGAGGCAACACGGGATTCGTCATGCCAATGCCCAGCCCTACGAATAACGGGGATTGGGTTGTGTTCATGCATCTTTTCGAAAAACACTTGGATTTTCTGGAGAAAGAGGCGCCTCATTTCTTCAAACCGTTTCGTTTAAGCCCTCTGGAAAAATTTAGAGGAGAATCTAAGCTATAA
- the LOC108211170 gene encoding coniferyl alcohol acyltransferase, translating to MDSCERGVVVVVKSMEVVAPFAPLRVHRLPMSNLDLLFPPFDVGVLFFYDAGSLKTEMMIRMMKKGLSQVLVSFYSLAGEVVLNNEGEPEILCNNRGVDFVQAIADRELRRLNLHKLDVSVYANFFPVKKRGVLSVQVTEMKCGGLVIGCSFDHRVADAHSITKFLVAWADMTRSNHSKDYKIASVSSPDYCRSLLEPRNPIHPDPALNNMYMLVEDASVDSPQAPPVFHLQSRIYKINACQLQHLQSLAGPNRTKFEAFSALLWKLLAKAATEDKKRCKLGIVVDGRDYLNKSMENYFGNVLSAPYSDASVVELKSMPLSEIADKVHACVECAANNEHFRGLVDWIECHRPRQPMYKIFSFLPSDTEEVAVVVSSGQHFPVHKMDFGWGHPSVMSVFFPWEGTTGYVMPLPSATEDGDWIVYMHLSEKHLDFVEKEAPHIFEPFAFTGPLKASKL from the exons ATGGATTCATGCGAGAGAGGAGTTGTTGTGGTAGTGAAGAGCATGGAGGTGGTGGCGCCTTTTGCGCCGCTTAGAGTGCACCGGCTGCCTATGTCGAATTTGGACCTGCTGTTCCCACCTTTCGACGTTGGAGTTTTGTTCTTCTATGATGCGGGAAGTTTGAAAACTGAGATGATGATACGCATGATGAAGAAAGGGTTGAGTCAGGTACTGGTCTCATTCTATTCGCTTGCTGGAGAAGTAGTTCTTAATAATGAAGGCGAGCCTGAGATACTTTGCAACAATCGCGGTGTGGATTTTGTCCAGGCAATTGCAGATAGGGAACTCCGACGTCTTAATCTCCACAAACTGGATGTTTCTGTCTATGCTAACTTTTTTCCTGTTAAAAAACGCGGAGTTCTGTCAGTACAG GTGACAGAGATGAAATGTGGCGGCTTAGTGATAGGCTGCAGCTTTGATCATCGCGTTGCTGATGCTCACTCAATCACCAAATTTCTAGTTGCATGGGCAGATATGACTAGATCCAACCACTCAAAGGATTATAAAATCGCGTCAGTATCCTCTCCAGACTATTGCCGTTCACTCCTTGAACCTCGAAATCCAATCCACCCTGATCCTGCCTTGAACAACATGTACATGTTAGTCGAAGATGCATCAGTTGATTCCCCACAAGCACCACCAGTGTTCCATCTCCAAAGCCGTATATACAAGATCAATGCTTGCCAACTCCAGCATCTCCAGTCTCTAGCAGGACCTAATAGAACCAAATTCGAGGCCTTCAGTGCCTTGTTATGGAAGTTACTAGCAAAAGCGGCGACAGAAGACAAAAAAAGATGCAAATTGGGAATTGTAGTAGATGGACGAGATTATTTGAACAAATCCATGGAGAATTACTTCGGAAACGTACTGTCAGCTCCCTATAGTGATGCTAGTGTTGTTGAACTCAAATCAATGCCTCTTTCTGAAATTGCTGATAAGGTGCATGCATGCGTGGAGTGCGCCGCAAACAATGAGCATTTCAGGGGACTTGTTGATTGGATTGAGTGTCACCGTCCCCGTCAACCaatgtacaagattttttcATTCCTACCAAGTGACACGGAGGAGGTGGCTGTGGTCGTCTCCTCCGGCCAGCATTTTCCGGTCCACAAAATGGACTTTGGCTGGGGGCACCCCTCAGTTATGTCTGTATTTTTCCCTTGGGAAGGAACTACTGGCTATGTTATGCCGCTGCCTAGTGCTACAGAGGATGGTGATTGGATTGTTTACATGCATCTTTCCGAAAAGCACTTAGATTTTGTGGAGAAAGAGGCACCTCATATCTTTGAACCATTTGCTTTTACTGGCCCTTTGAAAGCATCTAAACTTTGA
- the LOC108212051 gene encoding LOW QUALITY PROTEIN: coniferyl alcohol acyltransferase (The sequence of the model RefSeq protein was modified relative to this genomic sequence to represent the inferred CDS: deleted 1 base in 1 codon), translated as MPKRSRGGGEDDGGGGTFLATYGAAAAHVEFGPAGATLYCCSFYSLAGEVVFHDQGGPEILCNNRGVDFVQAIADVNLQHLDLYKLDVAVYPKFFPVKTRGVLSVQVTEMRCGGLVIGCTFDHRVADGHSVSNFIAAWANMTRSNHCGDNKMASSLPSPEYLSSFLLPRKPIRPDLAMHNKYVLFEAASSDSPQAPPLVHLQSRIYKISACQIELLQSLAGPGRTKFESFSALLFRNCSQWTKFLDHKSMDNYFGNVLSIPFSDASAGELKSMPLSETADKVRKCVESASNDFRGLVDSVESHRPCRAMYEIFSFHPSETEDVAVVISSGQRFPISKLNFGWGCPSFVSFLSPWSSTTGLVMPMRSAGNNGDWIVSMHLFEKHLDFLEKEAPHIFKPFNFSPLKKFREASKL; from the exons ATGCCAAAGAGGAGTCGAGGTGGTGGTGaagacgacggaggtggtggcacCTTTCTCGCCACTTACGGTGCAGCGGCTGCCCATGTTGAATTTGGACCTGCTGGTGCCACTTT GTACTGTTGTTCTTTTTATTCGCTTGCTGGAGAAGTGGTTTTCCATGATCAGGGCGGACCTGAAATACTGTGCAACAATCGTGGGGTGGATTTTGTGCAGGCCATTGCTGATGTGAATCTCCAGCATCTTGATCTCTACAAACTAGATGTTGCTGTCTATCCGAAGTTTTTTCCTGTGAAAACACGTGGTGTCCTTTCAGTACAG GTGACAGAGATGAGGTGCGGCGGATTGGTGATCGGCTGCACCTTTGATCACAGAGTAGCTGACGGTCACTCAGTCAGCAATTTTATAGCTGCATGGGCAAACATGACTAGATCCAACCACTGCGGTGACAATAAAATGGCATCATCACTACCCTCCCCGGAATATCTTTCTTCATTCCTCCTCCCTCGAAAGCCCATCCGTCCTGATTTAGCCATGCACAACAAGTACGTGTTATTCGAAGCCGCATCATCTGATTCCCCACAGGCACCACCATTAGTCCATCTCCAAAGCCGCATTTACAAGATCAGTGCTTGCCAAATTGAGCTTCTCCAGTCTCTGGCAGGACCTGGTCGAACCAAATTCGAGTCCTTTAGTGCCTTGTTATTTCGGAATTGTAGTCAATGGACGAAATTTTT AGACCATAAATCCATGGACAATTATTTCGGAAATGTTTTGTCAATTCCGTTTAGTGATGCGAGCGCTGGTGAACTCAAATCAATGCCGCTTTCCGAAACTGCAGATAAAGTGCGTAAATGCGTGGAGAGCGCATCGAATGATTTCAGGGGACTTGTTGATTCGGTTGAGAGTCACCGTCCTTGTAGAGCAATGTACGAGATTTtttcattccatccaagtgaaacAGAGGACGTGGCTGTGGTGATATCTTCGGGCCAGCGTTTCCCCATCTCTAAGTTGAACTTCGGGTGGGGTTGCCCTTCGTTTGTGTCCTTCCTTTCTCCCTGGAGCAGCACCACTGGATTAGTGATGCCAATGCGCAGCGCTGGGAATAATGGGGATTGGATCGTGTCCATGCATCTTTTCGAAAAACACTTGGATTTTCTGGAGAAAGAGGCGCCTCATATCTTCAAACCGTTTAATTTCAGCCCTCTGAAAAAATTTAGAGAAGCGTCTAAGCTATAA
- the LOC108210851 gene encoding coniferyl alcohol acyltransferase yields the protein MGSLEGGVAVVVKTTEVVAAVLPVTEHRLAMSNLDLLLPPLDVGIFFCYDDGGKNNEVMMSMVKKGLGQALVCFPVLAGEVVQNSEGEPEMLCNNRGVDFVEAFADVELRELDLYNPDESVDAKFVPIKKHGVISIQVTEMRHGGVVIGCSFDHRVADAHSINKFLLAWADMTRSNYSRADNSIEPLLSPDESLINKFIPSYRRSLIVPREPGRHDPAIDNMYMLIKDIASNAAEGPPSCHLQSRIYQISAEQIKLLQAQSGLKRTKFESFSALLWKLLAQAAKEDKKRCKLGIVVNGRNCLSKSASMDNYFGNVLSVPYGDASVGELKSLPLSEIANLVHACVESAVTEEHFRGLVDWVENHRPQPAMCRIYSCLPSDTEEVAVVVSSGQRFPVSKMDFGWGRPSFGSYHFPWGGTTGYVMPMPSATDDGDWIVYMHLFQRHLDFVEKEAPHIFRPFVY from the exons ATGGGTTCTCTCGAAGGCGGAGTTGCGGTGGTGGTGaagacgacggaggtggtggcagcAGTACTTCCGGTGACCGAGCACCGGCTCGCGATGTCGAATCTGGACCTGCTGCTGCCACCTTTGGACGTGGGAATTTTTTTCTGTTACGATGATGGTGGGAAAAATAATGAGGTGATGATGAGCATGGTGAAGAAAGGGCTGGGTCAAGCATTGGTGTGTTTTCCGGTGCTTGCGGGAGAAGTGGTGCAGAATAGTGAAGGAGAGCCTGAGATGCTCTGCAATAATCGCGGTGTCGATTTTGTTGAGGCTTTCGCGGATGTGGAGCTTCGAGAGCTTGATCTTTATAATCCTGATGAGTCTGTAGATGCCAAGTTTGTTCCTATAAAAAAACATGGAGTTATTTCCATACAG GTGACAGAAATGCGCCACGGTGGTGTAGTGATCGGCTGCAGCTTTGATCATCGAGTAGCTGACGCTCATTCAATCAACAAGTTTCTACTTGCATGGGCAGATATGACAAGATCAAACTACTCCAGGGCTGATAATAGTATCGAACCATTACTCTCCCCAGACGAAAGTTTAATCAACAAATTTATCCCATCTTACCGTCGCTCACTCATCGTTCCCCGTGAGCCCGGCCGCCATGACCCCGCCATCGACAACATGTACATGCTCATCAAAGATATAGCGTCCAATGCCGCAGAGGGGCCACCATCGTGCCATCTCCAGAGCCGCATTTACCAGATCAGCGCGGAACAAATTAAGCTCCTGCAGGCTCAATCAGGCCTCAAACGGACCAAATTCGAGTCGTTTAGTGCCTTGTTATGGAAATTACTAGCACAAGCCGCGAAAGAAGACAAGAAAAGATGCAAACTAGGAATTGTAGTCAATGGAAGAAATTGTTTAAGCAAATCCGCATCGATGGATAATTACTTTGGAAATGTACTATCAGTCCCTTATGGTGATGCTAGTGTTGGTGAACTCAAGTCACTGCCACTTTCTGAAATTGCAAATTTAGTGCATGCATGCGTGGAGAGCGCGGTGACAGAGGAGCATTTCAGGGGACTCGTCGATTGGGTGGAGAATCACCGGCCTCAGCCAGCAATGTGCAGGATTTATTCATGCCTGCCAAGTGACACTGAGGAGGTGGCTGTGGTGGTCTCCTCAGGACAGCGCTTTCCTGTGTCGAAAATGGACTTTGGGTGGGGGCGGCCGTCTTTCGGGTCCTACCATTTTCCTTGGGGAGGCACTACTGGTTATGTTATGCCAATGCCCAGTGCTACAGATGATGGTGACTGGATTGTGTATATGCATCTTTTCCAGAGGCACCTGGATTTTGTTGAGAAAGAGGCTCCTCATATCTTTAGACCTTTTGTTTACTAA
- the LOC108210852 gene encoding glucan endo-1,3-beta-glucosidase-like encodes MLSSCDMRCTVLLLLLCLLFACLHAASATQQANGQQSAEVNRAGLCYGIFAGDLPSPQEAVALIKSIGAGRVRLYGPDQNVLQALRNTSLEVVLGVPDWQIPSLGSSQEYANQWIEENIKNFQDINFRYVVVGNKMPSENQDSVAFLPKALQNIQNAVSSSGLKNQIKVSSAFDHSVILNQIHPPSKAEFNEKYPIGDIIQFLKNNNAPFLVNMHPYYSYAFNKPEIPPELNKDGQTSGDKRLQYAIFRSPSVVVQDGRLRYKNVFDAMVDAVYSALEKAGASALDVVVSETGWPTAEGPGATAYNAKIYNNNLIKRIKSKGTPKRPKKPVETYIYNLFDENQRSGVDKHWGIFDQANKQAKYPINFAS; translated from the exons ATGCTTTCCTCTTGCGATATGCGCTGCACGgtgctcctcctcctcctctgcCTGTTATTCGCCTGCCTGCACGCTGCTTCAG CAACTCAGCAAGCCAATGGACAACAATCTGCAGAAGTGAACAGAGCAGGTCTGTGCTATGGAATTTTTGCTGGCGATCTACCATCGCCTCAAGAAGCCGTGGCTCTCATCAAATCTATCGGAGCAGGGAGAGTTAGACTCTATGGTCCTGATCAAAATGTTCTCCAGGCGCTGAGAAACACTAGCCTTGAAGTCGTTCTCGGTGTCCCTGACTGGCAGATCCCAAGCCTCGGTTCCAGCCAAGAGTATGCCAACCAATGGATCGAAGAAAACATCAAGAACTTCCAAGACATAAATTTCAGGTATGTTGTTGTTGGAAATAAAATGCCTTCAGAAAACCAAGATAGCGTCGCCTTTCTCCCCAAAGCCTTGCAGAACATTCAAAACGCAGTTTCTTCATCCGGACTAAAGAACCAAATCAAAGTCTCCTCTGCTTTTGATCATTCAGTTATTCTCAACCAAATTCACCCACCATCAAAAGCTGAATTCAATGAAAAATACCCTATTGGTGACATAATCCAATTTCTAAAGAACAATAATGCACCATTTCTAGTAAACATGCACCCATACTACAGCTATGCATTCAACAAACCCGAAATTCCTCCAGAATTGAACAAAGATGGCCAGACCTCTGGTGACAAGCGCCTCCAATACGCAATCTTCAGATCACCCTCAGTTGTGGTTCAAGATGGTCGATTAAGGTACAAAAATGTGTTTGACGCGATGGTTGATGCTGTGTACTCTGCATTGGAGAAGGCCGGTGCTTCTGCACTGGATGTCGTCGTCTCAGAGACAGGGTGGCCTACTGCTGAAGGACCTGGAGCTACTGCATATAATGCAAAGATATATAACAACAACTTAATTAAGCGAATCAAGAGCAAGGGAACACCAAAAAGACCAAAGAAGCCTGTTGAAACTTATATATACAACTTGTTTGATGAAAATCAAAGGAGCGGAGTTGATAAGCACTGGGGGATATTTGATCAGGCCAATAAACAAGCCAAGTACCCCATTAATTTTGCTTCTTAG